The proteins below are encoded in one region of Sulfolobus sp. A20:
- the ilvC gene encoding ketol-acid reductoisomerase, producing the protein MKHMAKIYVDKDASLDYIKDKKIAVLGYGSQGRAWAQNLRDSGLNVVVGLEREGKSWELAKSEGFTPLYTKDAVKDADIIIFLVPDMVQRTLWLENVKPNMKKGADLVFAHGFNIHYRLIEPPKDSDVYMIAPKGPGPTVREYYKAGGGVPSLVAIYQNVSGMALQKALAIAKGIGATRAGVIETTFKEETETDLFGEQTILVGGIMELMKAAFETLVEEGYQPEIAYFETINELKMLVDLVYEKGITGMLKAVSDTAKYGGITVGKYVINQDVRKRMKEALERIKSGKFAEEWIEEYGRGMPTVTNTMNNIQNTLEEKIGNQLREIIQKGKPKS; encoded by the coding sequence GTGAAACATATGGCTAAAATTTACGTAGATAAAGATGCCAGTTTAGATTATATAAAAGATAAAAAGATAGCCGTATTAGGATATGGAAGTCAAGGCAGAGCATGGGCACAAAATTTAAGAGATTCTGGTTTGAATGTGGTAGTTGGTTTAGAAAGGGAAGGTAAATCATGGGAACTCGCCAAAAGCGAGGGATTCACGCCACTCTATACTAAAGATGCTGTGAAAGATGCTGATATTATAATATTCTTAGTCCCTGATATGGTTCAAAGGACATTATGGTTAGAGAACGTTAAACCAAATATGAAGAAAGGAGCTGACCTAGTATTTGCACATGGTTTTAATATTCATTATAGACTCATTGAACCACCTAAAGATTCTGATGTGTATATGATTGCCCCTAAAGGACCTGGTCCAACAGTTAGAGAATACTATAAAGCTGGTGGAGGAGTTCCCTCGCTAGTTGCTATCTATCAGAACGTAAGCGGGATGGCATTACAGAAAGCTTTAGCTATAGCAAAGGGTATAGGCGCCACTAGGGCAGGAGTTATAGAGACTACGTTTAAAGAAGAGACTGAAACTGACTTATTTGGTGAACAAACAATACTTGTTGGAGGTATAATGGAATTGATGAAGGCAGCTTTCGAAACTCTAGTTGAAGAAGGTTATCAGCCAGAAATAGCGTATTTCGAAACTATTAATGAATTAAAGATGCTAGTAGATTTGGTCTATGAAAAAGGAATTACTGGAATGTTAAAAGCAGTTTCTGATACTGCAAAATATGGTGGAATAACTGTCGGAAAGTATGTAATTAATCAAGATGTAAGAAAGAGAATGAAGGAAGCTCTAGAGAGAATAAAGAGTGGTAAGTTTGCAGAGGAGTGGATAGAGGAATACGGAAGAGGAATGCCAACGGTAACCAATACTATGAATAATATACAGAATACGTTAGAGGAAAAGATTGGTAATCAGTTAAGGGAAATAATCCAAAAAGGAAAACCTAAAAGCTAA
- a CDS encoding DUF6995 domain-containing protein: MNLRLKYLMSVSEKDIKIAIEYFKANLSVGEIIASIELKARGVSNPESTISKLLEMGIIERGEGCYNLVRKPSEKK; the protein is encoded by the coding sequence ATGAATCTAAGATTAAAATATCTTATGTCAGTCAGTGAGAAGGACATTAAGATAGCAATAGAGTACTTCAAGGCAAATCTATCTGTAGGGGAGATAATAGCTTCAATAGAGTTGAAAGCTAGGGGAGTATCCAATCCGGAATCCACAATATCGAAATTACTGGAAATGGGAATAATCGAGAGAGGAGAAGGCTGTTATAACCTAGTGAGGAAGCCTTCGGAAAAGAAGTGA
- a CDS encoding cob(I)yrinic acid a,c-diamide adenosyltransferase, whose translation MFTRTGDDGNTNVINKRIGKDSPLVNFLGDIDELNSFIGFALSVIKWEDIRQDLMRVQQELFIVGEEAVKNEGKITEESVKWIEKRTVEYRKESGPVKLFVIPGGSEEASRLHVVRSVARRIERNAVKYSKEVQFNKWIIVYLNRLSSLLFAMAIVANKRNGVEERIYDIGKYF comes from the coding sequence ATGTTTACTAGAACCGGAGATGATGGTAATACCAACGTGATAAATAAGCGTATAGGGAAAGATTCTCCATTGGTAAACTTTCTTGGCGATATTGACGAATTGAATTCATTCATAGGGTTTGCCCTAAGTGTAATAAAATGGGAAGATATTAGACAAGATTTGATGAGAGTTCAGCAAGAGCTATTTATAGTAGGTGAAGAGGCAGTAAAAAATGAGGGGAAGATTACAGAAGAGAGCGTTAAATGGATAGAGAAAAGGACTGTGGAGTACAGAAAGGAAAGTGGTCCAGTAAAATTATTCGTAATACCCGGTGGGTCGGAAGAAGCATCTAGGTTACACGTAGTTAGAAGTGTAGCAAGGAGAATAGAAAGAAATGCTGTAAAGTATTCTAAGGAAGTCCAGTTCAACAAGTGGATAATAGTTTATCTTAATAGATTATCATCCCTTTTGTTTGCCATGGCAATTGTTGCAAATAAGAGAAATGGTGTTGAGGAAAGAATTTATGATATAGGTAAGTACTTCTGA
- a CDS encoding DUF211 domain-containing protein has protein sequence MAIRRLVLDVLKPIRGTSIVDLAEKISLLKGIDGVNISVTDMDVETMGLLIIIEGTDINFDEIKKTLEEEGCAIHSIDEVISGNKIVEGKK, from the coding sequence GTGGCTATTAGACGACTAGTCTTAGATGTTTTAAAACCTATAAGGGGAACGTCAATAGTTGATTTAGCGGAAAAAATATCCCTCTTGAAAGGGATAGACGGTGTCAATATTAGTGTTACTGATATGGATGTAGAGACGATGGGGTTGTTAATCATAATTGAAGGAACTGACATAAATTTCGATGAGATTAAGAAAACGTTAGAGGAAGAGGGTTGTGCAATCCATAGTATAGATGAAGTAATAAGTGGAAATAAGATAGTTGAGGGAAAGAAATGA
- the hjc gene encoding Holliday junction resolvase Hjc, translated as MNIRKSKGSSIEREVVSKLRDKGFAVIRAPASGSKRKDPVPDIIALKSGVIILIEMKSRKEGDRVYVKREQAEGLLEFKEKSGGLLFLGVKKPKILKFIPFDKLRKTEAGNYVADPEVITEGIDIDGLVRIVESKLSKTLDNFF; from the coding sequence GTGAACATTAGAAAGAGTAAAGGCTCTTCTATAGAGCGAGAGGTAGTAAGTAAATTAAGAGATAAAGGTTTTGCTGTGATAAGGGCTCCTGCTAGTGGTAGTAAAAGAAAAGATCCCGTTCCAGATATAATTGCACTAAAGTCAGGTGTTATAATCCTCATAGAGATGAAAAGTAGAAAGGAAGGAGATAGAGTATATGTAAAAAGAGAACAGGCAGAGGGATTACTCGAATTTAAGGAAAAGAGTGGAGGGCTTTTATTTTTAGGAGTCAAGAAACCTAAAATATTAAAGTTTATTCCATTTGATAAGTTAAGAAAAACTGAAGCAGGTAACTATGTGGCAGACCCGGAAGTGATCACTGAAGGTATAGATATAGATGGGCTAGTTAGAATTGTAGAATCAAAGCTTAGTAAAACACTGGATAACTTCTTCTAA
- a CDS encoding GTPase, producing the protein MLGKIIQLVKRSDIVAEVLDSREPSLTRSKKIEEIVLKNNKKLLLILNKGDLVPVSVLQEWKKYFESEGFKAVYISSTIHLGTKVLRDTMKSLLKGKKGIVLFVGYPKTGKSSIINALKGKHSASTSAHPLEHGYTRSIQLFKIDNKLYAWDTPGIIPPDGEVLERIIRGYNVDKLDDPVKPAILLIQRILDYSPQSLKDVYKVDFSDPYDLLVKIAERRGWYYKSDKEPNIEMSAKTIIRDYHEGKIAYYTLPPSLNKND; encoded by the coding sequence ATGCTAGGAAAGATCATTCAGTTAGTCAAGAGATCAGATATAGTAGCTGAGGTATTAGATTCGAGAGAGCCAAGCTTAACAAGATCTAAGAAGATTGAAGAAATTGTGTTAAAAAATAATAAAAAGTTACTATTAATATTAAATAAAGGAGACTTAGTACCAGTAAGTGTTCTTCAAGAATGGAAAAAATACTTTGAAAGTGAAGGATTTAAAGCAGTATACATTTCATCCACTATTCATCTAGGAACTAAAGTACTGCGAGACACTATGAAATCATTACTTAAGGGTAAAAAAGGTATCGTATTATTCGTAGGGTATCCTAAAACGGGAAAATCTTCAATAATAAATGCACTTAAAGGTAAACACTCAGCGTCAACTTCAGCGCATCCCTTGGAACACGGCTATACTAGGTCTATTCAATTATTCAAAATTGATAATAAGTTATATGCTTGGGATACGCCCGGGATTATACCACCAGATGGTGAAGTGCTGGAAAGAATAATTAGGGGATATAATGTCGACAAGTTAGATGATCCAGTAAAGCCTGCAATACTCCTAATTCAAAGGATACTTGATTATTCTCCACAGTCTCTTAAAGATGTTTATAAGGTAGATTTTTCAGATCCTTACGACTTATTAGTTAAGATAGCTGAGAGGAGGGGATGGTATTATAAGAGTGATAAAGAACCTAATATAGAGATGTCAGCAAAGACGATAATTAGGGATTATCATGAGGGCAAAATTGCTTATTATACCTTACCTCCTAGTCTTAATAAGAATGATTAA
- a CDS encoding magnesium-dependent phosphatase-1 — protein MIKVVVFDADKTLWDHHNISEFEEPLKLLDENTLEDARGRRLNLFPHVRETLRELKERGLILAVATWNVEEIAKKVFNVLDLSKYFDVIVARPYPYKFLMISQIIVELDKVGLKVKPNEILFVDDRRGHFGNVWLYLGDVKCLEMWKDIMGYKDILNMITYVNDK, from the coding sequence ATGATTAAAGTAGTAGTATTTGATGCTGATAAAACTCTTTGGGATCATCACAATATTTCCGAGTTCGAAGAGCCGTTAAAATTACTTGACGAGAATACGTTGGAAGACGCTAGGGGTAGAAGGCTTAATCTTTTTCCACATGTTAGAGAGACTTTGAGGGAACTGAAAGAACGAGGACTAATTTTAGCGGTTGCCACGTGGAATGTAGAAGAAATAGCTAAAAAAGTTTTTAATGTGCTAGACCTTTCGAAGTATTTCGATGTAATTGTAGCCAGGCCATATCCATACAAGTTCTTGATGATTAGCCAAATAATCGTAGAATTAGATAAGGTTGGGCTTAAAGTGAAACCAAATGAGATACTTTTTGTGGACGATAGAAGAGGTCATTTTGGAAATGTGTGGCTATATTTAGGTGATGTAAAATGTTTAGAAATGTGGAAAGACATTATGGGTTATAAAGATATACTTAATATGATCACATACGTGAATGATAAATAA
- a CDS encoding UbiA family prenyltransferase: protein MSLKSYIELVRIHNVIGASIGAIMGFLVSSGWHIELKQLIISAIVVGLIAAGGYVINDIYDIEIDKINKPYRPLPSGRVSLKMAKVVTILTFLTGIFLSISLGIYNFILAILVSISLIYYAKSLKKTGIYGNILVATNTALSIFYGGLAYFSGEWLIRITVPTFYSFFLTLSREIVKGIEDYNGDLAYNVKTLATTLGISKAWKIAKALLIVLILISPIPYFLGFNFLYPILLAITFLPFVILSITQKESIDGASRARTYLKISAISGIIAFLIGSIPFI, encoded by the coding sequence GTGAGTTTAAAATCTTACATAGAACTAGTGAGAATACATAACGTTATAGGAGCATCGATAGGCGCGATCATGGGATTCTTAGTATCATCGGGATGGCACATTGAACTCAAACAGTTAATTATTTCGGCAATAGTAGTAGGTTTAATTGCAGCAGGTGGTTATGTAATAAACGATATTTACGACATTGAGATAGATAAGATAAATAAGCCTTATAGGCCTTTACCATCTGGTAGAGTATCACTAAAAATGGCTAAAGTAGTTACAATTTTGACTTTCTTGACAGGTATTTTTCTATCTATTTCCTTAGGGATATATAATTTCATTCTAGCCATATTGGTTTCAATAAGTCTTATATATTACGCGAAGAGCCTAAAGAAAACCGGAATATATGGAAATATTCTAGTTGCAACTAATACTGCTCTCTCAATATTTTATGGCGGTTTAGCATATTTTTCTGGAGAATGGCTAATTAGAATAACTGTCCCTACTTTTTACTCATTTTTTCTCACTTTATCGAGAGAAATAGTTAAGGGAATAGAGGATTATAATGGTGATTTAGCCTATAACGTTAAAACGTTAGCCACTACATTAGGGATTAGTAAAGCCTGGAAAATAGCCAAGGCGCTTCTAATAGTATTAATATTAATATCGCCAATACCTTATTTCTTGGGCTTTAATTTTCTTTACCCTATATTGTTAGCAATAACCTTCTTACCTTTCGTTATACTCTCAATTACCCAGAAGGAGTCTATCGACGGTGCTTCTAGGGCGAGAACATATTTAAAAATTTCCGCTATAAGTGGAATAATTGCCTTTTTAATTGGAAGTATTCCTTTCATTTAA
- a CDS encoding TIGR00269 family protein produces the protein MICQVCKLREAEIYQPHTGRKLCKQCFIDDVKNRIKIEAEKQGLLKAGKVLLAVSGGKDSLVLADALSSFINPSNLIAFNINEGIHNYNREDQTKKLEKYLTDLGIELITTSFKKEVGFTLDEMVIASKNKGLKVSACTFCGGFRRKLINEAGLNVNADYVATGHNLDDEVQTIIINLIRGDLLRLVRLGDKPLKVSNKFVTRVKPLRKIYEWETTMYAYSRGFEFQEVECPHISERPTLRAKVRELLYLLEEKLPGSLLKILEEFDEISARIKKNYTTIGELPNCIICGEPTTPGRKICKNCELLIRASLLPHSEGYQKYLPIS, from the coding sequence ATGATTTGCCAAGTATGTAAGTTAAGGGAAGCTGAAATATATCAACCACATACTGGAAGAAAACTTTGCAAACAATGTTTTATAGATGATGTTAAAAATAGGATAAAGATTGAAGCTGAGAAACAAGGCTTGTTGAAAGCTGGCAAGGTTCTCTTAGCTGTCTCTGGGGGAAAGGATAGTTTAGTCTTAGCTGATGCGTTATCTTCCTTTATCAACCCATCTAACTTGATAGCCTTTAATATTAATGAAGGGATTCATAATTACAATAGGGAAGATCAGACAAAAAAATTAGAGAAATATCTTACAGATTTAGGAATTGAATTAATTACTACGAGCTTTAAGAAAGAAGTAGGTTTTACGCTTGATGAGATGGTAATTGCGTCAAAGAATAAAGGGTTAAAGGTTTCAGCATGTACTTTTTGTGGAGGTTTTAGAAGGAAGCTGATAAATGAAGCTGGTTTAAATGTTAATGCAGATTATGTCGCTACAGGGCATAACTTGGATGATGAAGTACAAACTATAATTATTAACTTAATTAGAGGGGATTTACTCAGACTAGTGAGACTTGGGGATAAACCACTAAAGGTTAGTAACAAATTTGTAACCAGAGTAAAGCCGTTAAGGAAGATATATGAATGGGAAACTACCATGTATGCTTATTCTAGGGGCTTTGAATTTCAAGAAGTGGAATGCCCTCACATTTCAGAAAGACCAACTTTAAGGGCTAAAGTGAGAGAGCTATTATATCTGCTAGAGGAAAAGTTACCAGGCAGTTTGCTCAAGATTCTTGAGGAATTTGATGAAATCTCAGCTAGAATTAAGAAGAATTATACTACAATTGGTGAGTTGCCGAATTGCATAATATGTGGAGAACCTACAACTCCAGGGAGAAAAATTTGTAAGAATTGTGAACTCTTAATAAGAGCCAGTCTATTACCTCATTCAGAGGGATATCAGAAGTACTTACCTATATCATAA
- a CDS encoding NAD(P)/FAD-dependent oxidoreductase, with protein sequence MREFDPIVFDRRRKAGKKCTGIISYDTFYSLNISREFLDREFKNIEILYDNKYSVHVNTNVTRLNREKLEIWLDEEVKTKRPRDAVIKGNIVISENEKYEGVIIDCSGWKGKAKWLKAIEYLTEPINEDKIIVYFDSRNKGGFSWIVPLPYGTLIGSISYINPEFFLPKIEKRVLDKHGGAIPRVYPEKKIYDLRLGDSTGLIKTFTGGGIFSIAKLLSPLVAGITNNNFEKYFFTYSNIAREIRKQYRITNVLEVLWKFLPILFRMYNDKTINVSEEFDLHSLLFRRLPH encoded by the coding sequence TTGAGAGAATTTGATCCTATAGTTTTTGATAGAAGGAGGAAAGCTGGAAAGAAATGTACTGGAATAATAAGTTACGATACTTTTTATTCTCTTAATATTAGTAGAGAATTCTTAGATAGAGAATTTAAAAATATTGAGATCCTTTACGATAATAAATATTCAGTTCATGTAAATACTAATGTAACCAGACTCAATAGGGAAAAATTAGAAATTTGGCTTGATGAGGAAGTGAAAACTAAAAGGCCTAGGGATGCTGTTATCAAAGGGAATATTGTAATTTCAGAAAATGAAAAATATGAGGGAGTGATAATAGATTGTTCGGGTTGGAAAGGTAAAGCTAAGTGGTTAAAAGCAATAGAATATCTTACGGAACCTATCAATGAGGATAAGATAATAGTCTATTTTGATAGTAGAAATAAGGGTGGGTTCAGTTGGATTGTTCCATTACCTTATGGCACGTTAATAGGTTCTATTTCTTATATTAATCCAGAGTTTTTTTTACCTAAGATCGAAAAGAGAGTCTTAGATAAACACGGAGGAGCAATTCCAAGAGTTTATCCTGAAAAGAAGATTTACGATCTAAGATTAGGTGACTCTACGGGATTAATAAAGACTTTTACAGGGGGAGGTATATTTAGTATAGCTAAACTTCTATCCCCTCTTGTAGCTGGAATAACTAATAATAATTTTGAGAAATATTTTTTTACGTACTCAAATATCGCTAGAGAAATAAGAAAGCAGTATCGAATAACAAATGTTTTGGAAGTGTTATGGAAATTTCTTCCTATATTATTTAGGATGTACAATGATAAGACAATTAATGTCTCAGAGGAATTCGATCTTCATTCACTTCTTTTCCGAAGGCTTCCTCACTAG
- a CDS encoding acetolactate synthase large subunit, with protein MPTGARILVDALKREGVKVIFGIPGLSNMQIYDAFVEDLQNGELRHVLMRHEQAAAHAADGYARASGFPGVCTATSGPGATNLTTGLITAYWDSSPVIAITGNVPRAVMGKMAFQEADAMGIFENATKYVIGIKKIDEIPLWVKNAFYIATTGRPGPVVVDIPRDIFYEKMENIKWPERPIVKGYREFPTKIDPLSIKKAAEILIEAERPIILVGTGVVWANATPEVLELAELLHVPIVSTFPGKTAIPHDHPLYLGPMGYYGRAEASMAALESDAMLAVGARFSDRTFTSYDEMVETRKKFIMINIDPTDGEKAIRVDVGLYGNAKMILRELIKAITYLGTKRDRSAWIKRVKEYKEYYSQFYYNDENGKLKPWKILKTIRQTIPRDAIVTTGVGQHQMWAEVFWEVLEPRTFLTSSGMGTMGFGFPAAMGAKLARPDKVVVDLDGDGSFLMTGTNLATAVDENIPVIAVIFDNRTLGLVRQVQDLFFGRRIVGVDYGPSPDFVKFAEAFGALGFNATSYEEIEKSLKTAMRENIPAIIRVPVDKEELALPTLPPGGRLKQVILRDPRKSS; from the coding sequence ATGCCAACAGGAGCTAGAATTTTGGTAGATGCGTTAAAAAGAGAAGGAGTGAAGGTAATATTCGGAATTCCAGGATTATCTAACATGCAAATTTATGATGCTTTCGTAGAGGATCTACAGAATGGAGAACTAAGGCACGTATTAATGAGGCATGAACAAGCTGCTGCACACGCTGCTGATGGATATGCTAGAGCTTCAGGCTTCCCTGGCGTCTGTACAGCTACGTCAGGTCCAGGGGCAACTAACTTGACTACTGGATTAATAACTGCATATTGGGACAGCTCTCCAGTGATTGCTATAACTGGCAATGTACCTAGAGCTGTAATGGGTAAAATGGCGTTCCAAGAAGCGGATGCTATGGGAATTTTTGAGAATGCTACTAAATATGTTATAGGTATCAAAAAGATAGATGAAATACCATTATGGGTGAAAAATGCCTTCTACATAGCCACTACTGGTAGACCCGGTCCAGTGGTAGTAGATATTCCGAGAGACATCTTCTATGAAAAAATGGAAAACATAAAGTGGCCTGAGAGACCTATAGTTAAAGGGTATAGAGAGTTTCCTACTAAGATAGATCCGTTAAGCATTAAGAAAGCCGCTGAAATACTTATTGAGGCTGAAAGACCAATAATTCTGGTAGGAACTGGAGTAGTTTGGGCAAACGCTACTCCGGAAGTTCTGGAGTTAGCAGAATTATTACATGTCCCTATAGTGTCTACTTTTCCGGGTAAGACTGCAATACCTCATGATCATCCGTTATATCTAGGGCCAATGGGGTACTATGGCAGGGCAGAGGCATCTATGGCTGCTCTAGAATCTGATGCTATGCTAGCAGTGGGGGCTAGATTCAGTGATAGAACATTTACTTCATATGATGAAATGGTAGAAACGAGGAAGAAATTTATAATGATAAATATAGATCCAACCGATGGAGAGAAAGCAATAAGAGTTGATGTAGGCCTTTACGGAAATGCCAAAATGATATTAAGAGAACTCATAAAAGCAATTACTTATTTAGGGACTAAAAGAGATAGGTCAGCTTGGATAAAGCGAGTAAAGGAATACAAAGAGTATTATTCTCAGTTCTATTATAATGACGAAAACGGAAAACTTAAACCATGGAAGATACTAAAGACTATCAGGCAAACTATACCAAGGGATGCTATAGTCACAACTGGTGTGGGTCAGCATCAGATGTGGGCTGAAGTTTTTTGGGAGGTATTAGAGCCTAGAACTTTCTTAACGTCTTCTGGTATGGGAACAATGGGTTTCGGATTTCCAGCAGCTATGGGGGCTAAATTGGCTAGACCGGATAAGGTGGTGGTTGATCTAGATGGTGATGGCTCATTTCTAATGACCGGGACTAATCTGGCTACTGCTGTAGATGAAAACATACCAGTAATAGCAGTAATATTTGATAACAGAACCTTGGGATTAGTAAGGCAAGTACAAGATTTATTCTTCGGCAGAAGAATAGTTGGAGTTGACTATGGTCCCTCACCCGACTTTGTAAAGTTCGCTGAAGCTTTTGGAGCCTTAGGTTTTAATGCTACAAGCTATGAGGAGATTGAAAAATCTTTAAAGACTGCTATGAGAGAGAACATTCCTGCAATAATAAGAGTGCCAGTTGATAAGGAGGAATTAGCATTGCCAACTCTACCTCCTGGAGGGAGATTAAAACAGGTGATATTGCGTGACCCAAGAAAGAGTAGTTAG
- a CDS encoding PINc/VapC family ATPase: MDLNDLMIDKSALLYGFSRYLERGLVNGNVLIHKSLIKQLEDESNQGLVSSEIALDEVKKIKEVTERILVGFEIINDDSRGKEVNDVIREYCLDRGCIIVTADEVQKKICEITGLQHYFLQPIEQQLSFESFFDNETMSVHIKEDTVVKAKRGKPGNWMFVNLSDRPIISSEVKKIANEIINAVRFVKGSFIEIERKGSLIIQLGNYRVIITRPPLSDGWEITITRPVVRKKLEEYNLDDKLLRRLEERAEGIIIAGAPGMGKTTFAQALAEYYMKLGKVVKTVESPRDMHLPPDITQYSKNYAEIGELHDILLLSRPDYTVYDEMRNDEDFKLYVDLRLAGVGMIGVVHATSPIDAIHRFVNRVDIGTIPNILDTVIYIHSGNVAKVYTLEMTVKVPAGLKEADLARPVVEIKDLISGNTEYEIYVFGEQTMIVPVNRGITSSNMEIRISKIVNNVIPNASVKYEDGEYVIIIPKEEIGKYNRKLVQRLKKLERKNNIKIKIKLTD; encoded by the coding sequence ATGGATTTGAATGACTTAATGATTGATAAGAGTGCCTTATTATATGGTTTTTCAAGGTATCTGGAAAGAGGATTAGTAAATGGTAATGTCTTAATTCACAAGTCCTTAATAAAACAGTTAGAAGATGAGAGTAATCAAGGACTAGTGAGTTCAGAGATAGCTTTAGATGAAGTAAAGAAGATAAAAGAAGTTACGGAGAGAATTTTGGTTGGATTCGAAATAATAAATGATGACTCTAGGGGAAAAGAGGTGAATGACGTAATAAGGGAATATTGTCTAGATAGGGGATGTATTATCGTAACCGCTGATGAAGTCCAGAAGAAGATATGTGAGATAACCGGATTGCAACACTATTTTCTCCAACCAATAGAGCAACAACTCAGCTTTGAGAGTTTCTTCGATAACGAAACCATGAGTGTTCACATTAAGGAAGATACCGTAGTGAAGGCGAAGAGGGGTAAACCCGGTAATTGGATGTTCGTTAATTTATCTGACAGACCTATCATCTCAAGCGAGGTTAAGAAGATAGCGAATGAGATAATTAATGCAGTTAGGTTCGTAAAGGGTTCTTTTATAGAAATTGAGAGAAAAGGCTCACTCATAATTCAGCTAGGCAATTACAGGGTGATAATAACCAGACCGCCATTAAGTGATGGATGGGAAATTACGATAACCAGACCAGTCGTAAGAAAGAAGTTAGAGGAGTATAATCTTGACGATAAATTATTAAGAAGGCTAGAGGAAAGAGCTGAAGGCATAATTATAGCTGGGGCACCGGGAATGGGCAAAACTACATTTGCTCAAGCCCTAGCTGAGTATTATATGAAGCTAGGAAAAGTAGTTAAAACTGTAGAATCGCCGAGAGATATGCATTTACCTCCAGACATAACACAATATTCTAAGAATTATGCCGAGATAGGAGAACTACATGATATTTTATTATTAAGTAGGCCAGATTATACAGTCTATGACGAGATGAGAAATGATGAAGACTTCAAACTTTATGTTGACTTAAGACTAGCCGGAGTTGGAATGATAGGTGTGGTTCATGCTACTTCACCAATAGATGCCATCCATAGGTTTGTTAATAGAGTTGATATAGGTACTATACCTAACATCTTAGACACAGTCATTTACATACATTCAGGTAATGTAGCAAAAGTTTACACTCTAGAAATGACGGTTAAAGTTCCTGCGGGATTGAAGGAAGCTGATTTAGCCAGACCAGTTGTAGAAATTAAAGATTTAATCTCTGGTAATACAGAGTACGAGATCTATGTGTTTGGAGAACAAACTATGATAGTGCCAGTTAATAGGGGAATAACATCCTCTAACATGGAGATTAGAATATCAAAGATAGTAAATAACGTGATACCTAATGCCTCAGTTAAATATGAAGATGGAGAGTATGTTATAATAATACCTAAAGAGGAGATTGGAAAGTACAATAGGAAGCTAGTACAAAGGTTAAAGAAACTAGAAAGAAAGAACAATATTAAGATAAAGATCAAGTTAACTGATTAG
- the speD gene encoding adenosylmethionine decarboxylase has protein sequence MRGVSISFPKVVGKQVYGSLYECDEDILKDNKKIEEIIKGAAREGNMNVLDIKSWKIGEGASIVAIILESHITVHTWPEYKFATVDVYSCGAHTDPYRAFMYIVEKLGAKRYTINEADRSSEF, from the coding sequence ATGAGAGGGGTAAGTATATCTTTTCCGAAGGTAGTGGGAAAACAAGTTTATGGCAGTTTGTACGAGTGCGATGAGGATATCCTCAAGGATAATAAGAAAATAGAGGAAATAATAAAGGGGGCAGCAAGAGAGGGTAACATGAATGTTCTTGATATAAAATCTTGGAAAATTGGGGAGGGCGCGAGTATAGTAGCAATTATATTGGAAAGCCACATAACGGTCCATACGTGGCCAGAATATAAATTCGCCACTGTTGACGTATATTCGTGTGGAGCTCATACCGATCCATATAGAGCATTTATGTATATTGTAGAAAAATTAGGGGCTAAGAGATATACAATCAACGAGGCTGATAGATCATCAGAGTTTTAA